The Shewanella algae DNA segment AACTTGCGCGCCAGATGTAACGGCACTTCGGCGCTGAGAGTCTGATCCACGCCTTCGATTGCCGCCAGCAGGCGCACAGATTCACCCATTACCAGCAGGGATTCGAGCCTGACATTGAGTTTATTGAAGCTGCGGCACAGGCGGCCACGGCTGATGGAGTTAAATCTGACGCCTTGATTGGGCACCACCCAGCGCACCTTGTCTCCCGGATTCAGGCGCGCGTCATAGTCACAGGCAATCAGTTGCTCGCCAAACTTGAGCCAGGTGAGTTGCCGCTCCTGCTCCAGGGCCACCACTTCGGAGTCAAACAGGTTTCTCAGGCCCATCTGCCGGGCAACCGCCTCGTTGCGGGGTTTAGCCAACACTTCATGGGGCACACCCTGCTGCAGCAACTGCCCTTGGCTGATAAGCACCATGCGGTCGGCCAGCAACAAGGCTTCGTTGAGGTCATGGGTCACCATGACCACCGGAATATGCAGCTGTGACTTGAGCCGCGCCAGCTCCAGATACAGGCGCTCACGGGTCTCGCGATCGACCGCGGAAAAAGGTTCATCCAGCAGCAATACCGAAGGCTCACGCGCCAACGCTCTGGCCAGCGCCACCCTCTGTCTCTGGCCACCGGACAACTGCTCCGGCAAACGATCCGGCAAACCGTGCAGATTGACCCGCTCCAGCCAATCCAGCGCCCTGGCCCGGCGTTCGGCCTTGGGCAGATGATCCAGCCCGGCGATTACATTGTCGACCGCACTCAGGTTGGGAAACAGGCCAAAATGTTGCGGCACAAACCCCAGATGGCGTTGCTGCGGGCTCAGGTCCACCGTCTCGGAAAACCAGGGTTTATCACCATAGCGGATGCTGCCGGATTGCGGCTTATTGAGACCGGCAATCATCCTCAGCAGCGTGGTCTTGCCGCCACCGGAAGGCCCCACCACGGCCAGGACTTCACCGGCTCGGCAAACAAAGTCGGCCTGCAGTGGGATCCCCTTGGTTTGATGGACGCTGACATGCAGATCTGTCGGGGTCATTTCAATCTCCCGAGCCGCCGCGACAGCCCTGTGGTCAATGCCAGTGTGGTAATGGCAAATAGCAAGAGCACAAGCGACATAGTACCGGCAGAGGCGAAGTCAAACGCCTGGACACTGTCGTAGATGGCGATGGAAATCGTCTTGGTCTCTCCCGCGATGGAGCCCCCCATCATCAGGACGACACCAAACTCGCCGAGCACATGGGAGAAACACAACACCAGGGCCGTCAAAATCCCCGGCCACACCAAGGGCAACTCCACCTTGAACAGCTGTTTGGTGCGACTCATGCCACAACAGGCGCAGGCATCGCGCACATCCTGAGGAATAGCTTCAAAGGCTCTTTGAATAGGCTGCACCGCAAAGGGAATATTGACCAGTACCGAGGCGACCACCAGGCCGGAGAAATGAAATACCAGCTGCACTCCCAGGGTTTGCTGCAGCCATTGGCCAAGCCAGCTTTCACTGCCAAGCCCTACCAAGAGGTAATAGCCTATAACCGTGGGCGGCAACACCAGGGGCACCATGATCAGCGCCTCTACCCAGGACTTACCGTGAAACTCACGATAGGCCAGCAAGCGGCTCAACAAGATGGCAAGCGGCAAGAGCACCAAGACACTGATGGCAGCCAGTTTGACCGAGAGCCACAGCGACTGCCAATCCATTCAGCCTCCCTCGGGCAAGGCAAAGCCATAGGCGCTGAACACTTGTCGCGCTTCCGGCCCCTGCAGATAGTCATAAAAGGCTTTGGCATCGTCGCTGGCTTTCTCAAGCAGTACCATGCGCTGGGTCAGCGGGGCATGGGAGTCTACCGGCAACGCCAGATAGTGACCTCTCGCCTGAAACTGCGGCGCCACTGCCAGCGACAGGGCAACTATGCCGCCCTGAGTCGAACCACTCAAGGCAAACTGCGCCGCCTGGGAAACGTTTTCGCCATAGATGAGGTTGGCCTGCAACTCCTGCCACAGGCCCTTTTGCTTGAGCAGCGCACGGGCGCGTTCGCCATAGGGAGCATGATCCGGGTTGGCGATGGCAAAGCGCTTGATCTGCCCGGCGGCCAGTGCTTGTTGCAGCCCCAGTAACTCTTGATCCAGTTTCAGCGGTGAATTCTTGGGAGCCACCAGCGCCAAGCGCCCGTAAGCGTAGACCACCCCCTTGTCACGGGTGATGCCGGCATCAGCCAGCGCGTCAACATAACGCTCGTCGGCCGAGAGAAACAGCTCGAACGGCGCACCATGTTTTATCTGCGCCACAAAGTTACCGGATGAGCCGTAGGAGATCTTGAGTTGGCGTCCTGTCTGTTGCTGATAACGCTCGGCAATATCATCCAGGGCAAACTTGATATTGGCCGCCGCAGCCACATGAACGCTTTGCGCCGCCGCAGCCGGCAGACACAGACTGAGCAGCGCCAGCGCGGCCAGCACGGCCCTGGTCGTCGAATTCAGCAATCGCTCCAATAGCACCATCACAAGCTCCGGTTACTTTTCCCAGGCCTTGGCGGCCTGCTCGTCGGCATCGCGAGCCTCAACCCAGTGTTGACCACTCTCACCGGCTTCCAGTTTCCAGAATGGCGCCTTGGTCTTGAGGAAATCGATGAGAAACTCACAAGCCGCAAACGCCGCCTTGCGGTGGGCACTGCTGACACCGATAAACACTATCTGCTCGCCCAAATGCATAGTGCCAACCCGGTGAATTATGGTCAGCTGATTCAGCGGCCAGCGCTCACGGGCTTGAGTGGCAATTTGCCCCAAAACGGCTTCTGTCATCCCGGGATAGTGTTCCAGCGTCAGGTCGGTAACCGCGCTGCCATCGTTGAAGTCGCGCACCTTGCCAACAAAGGTCACCACGGCGCCGTCGCTGTTGTCGGCGGCGATGCGGGCATATTCGGCCGGGACATCGAAGTCGGCGGTTTGTACCAAAATACGATCGCTTTGCATCTCAACCTCCGGTTACCGGTGGGAAGAAGGCCACCTCGTCACCCGCTTTGATCTCTGTATGCCAGGGGCTGAGGGTTTGGTTGACGGCCACCAGCAGTTTGTCGGACGCCATCACTCTGGCCCACTTGTCGTCTGTGGCCGCCAATTGGGCACGCAGCGCCTCGGCCGTCAAACCCGGCTGGCTCTCGACGTCAATGGCAGCCGTTCCCAATAATTCGCGTACTTGAGCAAAAAACAGCACTTTAATCATATCGTTACACCTTAAAATGACCGGATTTACCACCGCGTTTTTCCAGCAGTCTTACCTGGGTAATCACCATATCCTTCTGCACCGCTTTACACATATCGTAAATAGTCAGTGCCGCAACCGAGGCCGCCGTCAGGGCTTCCATTTCAACCCCGGTTTTGCCAGCCAGCTTACACAGGCTGGTGATCCTGACCCGGTTTTGCTCCGGCTCGGCCTGTAGATCCACCTCGACCTTGGTCAGCATCAAGGGGTGGCACAAAGGGATCAGCTCTGAGGTTTTCTTCGCGGCCATAATGCCGGCGATTCTGGCAGTGGCGAACACATCGCCCTTGTGGTGGCTGCCACTCATGATCATCTGCAGCGTCTCGGCAGACATCTCAATATAGGCCTCGGCACGGGCTTCGCGCTCGGTAATCGACTTTTCGGTCACATCCACCATATGGGCGTTGCCATTGGCATTGATATGGGTAAAGGCATTAGTCATCTATAGCAACCTTTTTCAAATGGGATACGAAGTTACAGGGCCGGTGCCGGGCATCCGGCTGCTCTTTGAGGATCTTGTTCCAGGCCGTACGGCATGCGCCGGTGGAAGCGGGCAGACAAAACAGCGCCGTTTGATTGGCGATATTCAAGGGCTCAAAATGGGTATGACTGCAATGTCCCATGTCAGTTCCTGCTGCTGAATGCTACCGAGATGGCGATGATAAGTATCTGACGCCCAAACGAGCGCCACCCTCAACCGCCGATAGAGGCCAGGTGTTGGGTCACACCGGTAATACCTTGGTGCAGATAGTGAGTCTCTTTCTTCTGCTGCAACTGCTGATGCAATCGGGCAATCAACTCATCCTGCTGTTCAGGACTCTGAAGCAGATCCCGAAGATCGACACCATGTTCGGTGAACAGACACAGGTGCAGCTTACCCTTGGCAGAAACCCGCAACCTGTTGCAGCTGGCGCAGAAGTTTTTGGCATAAGGCATGATGAGCCCGATACGGCCACGATAATCAGGATGGCTGAAGTTTTGCGCCGGGCCATCTTCGGCCGCGGGCTGATCATACTGCCAACCTTCGGCCTCGAGTCTGGCCTTGATATCGGCTCCGGCCAGGTGATGCGCCTTGAAATAGTCGTGACCCAACCCGGTTTCCATCAGCTCGATGAAACGCAGATCTATGGGGGTATGTTTGATCCAATGCAGGAAACGCGGCAGATCCTTGTCGTTGAGATCCTTGAGCAGCACGGCGTTAATCTTGACCCGCTCAAAGCCGGCGTCCAGCGCCGCATCGATACCGCGCATTACCTCATCGAACTTGTTCTCGCCGGTGATCTGATAAAACATCCTGGGGTCCAGGCTGTCCACAGACACGTTAATCCGCCTCAGCCCTGCGTCGTACCACTCTTTGGCGTGCTTCTCGAGCCTATAACCATTGGTGGTAGTCGCGATAGTGTGAATTTCGCTGTTATCGGCAACTGCACGGATGATATCGGTAAAGTCTTTGCGCAGCGTAGGCTCGCCACCTGTGATCCGCACTTTGCGGGTACCTACTTTGGCGAAGGCGGCAACCAGATTCTCAATCTCGCTGAGCGTCAGAAAAGAGGGCTTGCCCTCCGGGCGATAACCATCCGGCAGGCAATAACTGCATTTGAAGTTACAGACGTCAGTGACTGACATCCGCAAATAGTGAAATCTTCGACCAAAATTGTCTTGTAACTGGGACATGATCACCTTTCCAAGTCAGGGAGGTGAGGGCATTTCTTTGCTCACCCCGGTGGCAAAATTGCCACGGCTAAAGGACCATATCTTCACTGACGTAGGACCAAAAGCTCGGAGAACCGTCTGCGCCAATTATAGGACGAAAAGGGGGGCGAACCATACCCCTAAAAATGTATTTCCCGACTTGGCTCAAATCTGCGTGGACTTTTTGTGACAGGTCTCACTCAGAAATTTCATCGAATCCCTGTGCCGCTTTCCGATCAAATACTGTGCCCTGGATGGATTTTCAGGTAAGGTTGGAGCTGGATAAAAATAAAACACCCGTTTACATCGGGGGACTTTGAAGGATAGAGGTGACATGATGGAACGCGAATCAATGGAATTCGATGTTGTTATCGTCGGTGCAGGCCCCGCCGGACTGGCTACGGCTTGCCGTTTGATGCAGATCTCCAAAGACAGCGGCAAAGAGATCAGTGTCTGTGTGGTCGAAAAAGGCTCTGAAGTTGGCGCGCATATTCTCTCCGGCGCCGTCTTTGAACCCAGCGTATTGGAAGAACTCTTCGGTGACTGGAAAGAGTTGGGAGCGCCCCTACATACCCAGGTTACAGAAGATGAAATCTATCTGCTCAAGTCGGCCGAAGATGCCAAACATCTGCCCAACAGTCTGGTACCCAAGACCATGCACAACCATGGCAACTATATTATCAGCGTCGGTAATCTCTGCCGCTGGATGGCCGAGCAAGCCGAAGGCCTGGGAGTGGAGATATTCCCCGGTTTCGCCGCCAGCGAGCTGTTGTTCAATGAAGATGGCAGCGTCAAGGGAATACTGATTGGCGACATGGGCATAGGCGCCGATGGCCAGCCCAAAGACAGCTACATGCCGGGCATGGAGCTACACGCCAAATATACTGTGTTTGCCGAAGGCTGCCGCGGCCATCTGGGCAAGCAGCTGATAGAAAAATTCCACCTGGATAACGGCAAGACACCACAGCACTACGGCATAGGCTTCAAAGAGATTTGGAAGATCCCTGCCGAGCAACACCAACAGGGTAAAGTGGTTCACAGTGGCGGCTGGCCGCTGTTGGAAGGCGCCAGCGGTGGTGGTTTCCTCTACCATATGGAAGACAACCAGGTTGCCGTGGGGCTGATCATCGACCTCAACTACAAGAACCCGCATCTGAGCCCCTTCGATGAATTTCAGCGTTACAAGACCCACCCTGTCATCGCCAAGACCTTAAGCGGCGGCGAGCGTTTGAGCTATGGTGCCCGCGCCATCACCAAGGGGGGTCTCAACTCTCTGCCCAAGATGAGCTTCCCAGGCGGTCTGGTAATAGGTTGTGATGCCGGGACACTCAACTTCTCCAAGATCAAGGGTACCCACACCGCCATCAAGAGCGGTATGCTGGCGGCCGAGACTCTGGCCGAAGGCCTTATTGCCGGGGTTGAAGGCGGAAAAGATCTCGACTGCTTCCAGGAACGGCTGGAACAGAGCTGGCTCTTTGATGAGCTTTACCGCTCGCGTAACTTCGGCCCGGCCATGCACAAGTTCGGCACCTTCCTGGGTGGAGCCTTTAACTATATCGATCAAAACTGGTTTGGCGGCAAGTTCCCTGTGACCCTGAGAGACGATCATCCCGACTATGCCCAGATGGGAGAAGCCAGCGCCTACAGCAAGATTGACTACCCCAAGCCGGACGGCAAGCTTAGCTTCGACAAGCTCTCTTCAGTGTATCTTTCCAATACTTTCCACGAGGAAGATCAGCCCTGCCATCTGCGTTTGAAAGATGCCAACATCCCTATTGCGGTCAACCTGGTGAAATACGATGAACCGGCGCAGCGTTACTGCCCTGCGGGTGTCTATGAGGTGGTTGAAGACGAGGGGCAACCCAAGTTTGTTATCAACAGCCAGAACTGCATTCACTGCAAGACCTGTGACATCAAGGACCCCAGCCAGAACATCACCTGGGTGACGCCCGAAGGAGGCGGTGGTCCCAACTATCCCAATATGTAATTGATTAACCTAAACCACAAAAACGCGTCTTTATAAGGCGCGTTTTTTTATTTACCGAACGCAACATTAGGCTCTATTGAAGCAAGGGCAATTTTTAGTCATAATCCCGGTTCTACAATAAGATCCAGCCCCATAAAACAGCTGGCATGCCTATACTCTACAAAGACTTAAGGGAAAGTCCCTGCCACTGTGTTAGCTCGCGGCCGTAACCAACGCCGGCTAATTAATGCTGTTGTCCACATTAATAAGGATATGGATAGGCGATCGCTATGAAACTCATGCTTACCATCAAACAAAAGATTTTACTGACGGTGACTCTGGCCGTGCTGATGTCGACTATTCTAGTTGGTGTGCTCAGCCAGCGCAGTGCCCGTGAAGTTGTCGAACAACGTATGCTCGGTTCCGAGCTGCCCAGCTTGATGCTGCAGATCCGCAATAAGTTGGATCTGGAGATCAGTACACTGATGAACGGCGCCGAGCAACTGGCCCACAGTCAGATGCTCAAACACTGGTTGGAACAGGGGCGTCCCGAAGCCGAAGTCCCCTTGGTCATCTCACAACTTAAGGACATGACCCGTCAGTATCATTTGGCGCAAGCCTCCTACGCCGACCGCGAGACGGCGGCCTATTACACCCAGGACGGTTTCCTGCGGATCCTCAATCAACAGCAGGACGGCTGGTTCTTCAACTACAGAGACAGTCGCCAGGAACGCATGTTGAATGTGTTCACCGAAGCCAACGGCGAGGTCAAACTCTTCATTAACTATCAACAGCCCAACGGTCGCGGCCTGGTGGGGCTGGCCAAGTCACTCGACGATATGGTGCGCCTGCTCAACTCCTTCAAGATTGAGCAGAGCGGCTATGTGTACCTCACAGACAATCAGGGCAAGATCCAACTGCATCCGGACAAGAGTCTGACAGGCAAGCGTAACTTGCAGGATCTCTACCCAGGCAATGTCAGCAACCTGTTGAATAAGAGCGACTTCCAGTTGCTCGAAACCGAAGTCAATGGTACCGATATGCTGGTTGCCAGCAGCTATATTCCGTCAATGGATTGGTATCTGGTAGCTCAAGTTCCTCAAGGGGAAATCTTTGCCCTGTTGCAAGAGGCCGCCTACCAGATTCTGTTATGGACAGCATTGATTGCCGCCGGCTTCATCTTCCTGGCTGTGATAGTGGCAGGCTCTGTTAGCCGCCCCATCAGCAAGGTGGCGGAAATGTTCCGCGACATAGGCGAAGGCGAAGGCGACTTGCGCCAACGTCTGCCGGTCGAGGGTGAAGATGAAATAGCCCAACTGGCCAAGGGCTTCAACAGCTTTATCTCCAAGATCCAGGACTCTGTAGTCGAAGTGGCCGCCACCAGCGAACAGTTGGGGTTATCAGCCAAGGATGTCTCGGCGCAGGCCCAGCAGACCATGAGCGACAGCCAGGATCAGAAAGACCGCACCATGATGGTGGTGACCGCTATCAACGAAATGGGGGCAACCGTTAACGAGATTGCCGCCAATGCGGCCCAGGCGGCGGTAACAGCCAAAGATGCCGACAGCGAATCGGCCACTGGCCAACAGGTGGTGACCCGCGCCCGGGATACCATTAACCAGCTGTCGCAGGATGTGGCTCAGGTCGGCGAAGTAATCGAATCTCTGGCGACCCATACCAAATCCATCGGTGGCATTCTGGATGTGATCCGTGCCATCTCGGAGCAAACCAACCTACTGGCACTGAATGCCGCCATTGAAGCGGCTCGGGCCGGTGAAGCCGGCCGTGGATTTGCGGTCGTGGCCGATGAAGTCCGAAACCTGGCTTCCCGCACCGCGGCCTCAACCGATGAAGTGCAGGTAATGATAGATAAGTTGCAGGCCGAAGCCGCCAGAGCCGTCAGTGCCATGGAGCTGAGTCGTAACCGCTCCCGTGAAGGCGTTCAGGCCGTGGATGAAGCCAGCCAGGCGCTCAGCGGTATTTCAGGACAAATTGCCCAGATAAGCGATATGAATATCCAAGTGGCGGCGGCCACAGAGGAGCAATCCACTGTAGTGGAGGATATCAATCGTAACGTCAGTGAGATCAATGAGATAACCCAGCGCACAGCCGAGACCGCTGAAGCCGCCGCCGCGGCCAGTGACGCACTCAATAATCTGGCCCATAGGCTGGATACCTTAGTCGCCCGCTTCAAGGTTTAACCTCAGGTTCCCCAACGGCAGCCTTGCAACTGCCGTTGGGAATACTGAACCTAATTCCCGCAAAGCCTTGAGTACACATGCAACTCCTGAATCTTACTTCTGATTGGTATAACATAGCCGCAACTTTCTTTCGGCTAATAAAAGAGTATTCATGGAACCACAGATAGAATGGGCGCTGTCACATATCGCCTGGCTGATGTTTATTCTGGCAGGACTCTTCTTTGTCTTGCAGCTTTGGCGTTGGCAGCAGCTACTGAAACATATACGGGTTCAGTATCCTGAACTGGCTCATACAGATGAAAATGATTCACCAAATATAGCGATAAGAGTCAAACAGTCGCTGGAGTCTGGCACTCTGGCCAACAGCCAGGATCCTGTGATTATTCGTTATCAGAAACAACAGAGCAGCCTTAGACTGATCATGGCTATTCTGTTGACCATAGGCTTTGTAATGGCCATATTGGAATGAGCTAAAACCCGTTAAGCCCAGCGCTATTCAAGACAGACTATAGATGAATATAAGTTATCTATGGCCTGTGTTTACCAACCCAAAGTTCTGCTAGTGTTCCAAGGTTATTGTTTGGGCCAGGGAAAACTCACCTCAGGCTGCTCGCCATAGCAGGTGGGTCGTCTTGGGCAAACTGCACCTCTGGAGCAGATCAATCTGGCATCGCCGGCAATACCACGCTCGACCCAATTAATATTGAGTATCCGCGCTACTGTAAGCAGTTGCTGTTTTATCTTTCTGGGAATGGCACCTTCTCCGCCCTGCTCGACACAAGCCTGTTTAAGATCTTGCGCCAATGACAAGGCATCCTCCCCTTGGGCCTCAATGGCAGGATTGAGATCTATTCCGGCACAGAGCACATGATGATTGCCGGCCAAGTCTTCTACCTTGACCGATTCACAGCAATAGATTCTGGGTTGTTGCTCCACATCCAGAATGGATATCTGCGCCGAACTGCCCTCCTTGGGCTCGGTGATCATCCGAAATACCGCCCAGTGCTGACAAGGGTCGGCCACCGCCCGCATATTCCCCCAGGGTAGCGGAATACCGTTGCCCCGATACACAGCTTTTAGCTTGCCCGGAGCATAGGCATCGAAATAATGCCAGTGAGGATAAGGTGAAACCACTGTCATACGCCGCATCGCTACCGAGGGAGAAACCCCCGCCAGCCGGTGAGCATCTATCTCGTAGCCGTATCTGTCCAGCAGTTGCCTGAATGCTACCTTGGGGCAGAGCAAGGCCCCGGCAAAGAAACTGGCCTCAAAGCCACGCCAGGCCTGGAGAATATCCTGGGCATTGAGAGACGAACTCTGGATCTGGGGATCGGTTTCACTGAAACCACTGCGGCCCACGGTCAACACATTGCTCAGCCCATCGCGATTGTGCAGCACACAGTGACCTATATGCACCGCCAAATCGTACTTGAGCCTGGTTGGTTGAGACTTAAGGATCTCGTTGAGAAATAGCGTTCCCGGCGGCTCCATGTAGGAAGTCACCAACTCCCCGGCACAGATCCCCTGGGCATCCGTCAGCAGTTTTGCCGGCCGGGCGAACCATTGGATCTTCAGTCCCTGCGCCGCGGCGAGATCCAGCATCTCTTCTACCGACAAGGGCAGACGCTTCTTACCCACCTCTTCGGCGGCCCGTTCCAGATCGGGGAAATGGTTTTGATGGTGTTCCTGATGGGCGCGGATCAACAGGTGGGCAAACTGGCGGCCGCTGATCCCCGTTTGTGACAGCATCTCGGGAATGGCTATCTGCAAAATATCATTGGAAAACAGGAAGCCCGGCTCCAGCGGCATACCACTGACACCACCGCGCCGCCCTTTGTCCGGAGTGATAGCCTGCTCCTCCGGCGCATCGTCCAGAAACCAACTCACCTCTTTCTGAAAAACTGCGGCTATGACCGCCAGCATACCAGCGCTGGGAACACGCTTGCCCCTTTCGATCATCGACAGGTATGACACAGACGGCGCCGACTCAGGATCGACCCTGACACAGCGTGCCGACAAGTCTTCCATAGTTAAGTGATTGCGCTTTCTGAGGTTTCTTATTTTAGTACCCAGAAAATGTGACTTACGGATCAGGCTTTGGTCTTGGCGCATTTTGTAAAATTCACACTGTAAAATTTTTATTGTGAAATTGTAATCAAAAAAACGCTAGCCTACAAATTAAGCAATTCACAGGAATTGTTCGGCCATGAGGCGACAGTGCCATCAGGTCAAGGAAAGCAAAACACGAGGGCGAGACGATGAACATCTCCACTATGCAGCAAAAAATCAATCAAGAGCACAACCCTTTCATCGCCGAAGCCGTCTTTGCCGTGGAAGCACTCGGTGAACGCCATATCGCCGACAAGATGGCCAATGCCAAGCAACTGCTTGACCGGCTGTTCCCACTGGCAAACGGCTCACATGCCGAGGTGGTTTGCTATGTGGTTTACTATCAGCATCTCTTGGCCTGCTTTGCCGATGGCAGCCAGTGTGGCCTCAAACAGCCACAACAGTTTGTCGCCCTGAGCGGCCACCGCAGCGAGCCAGAAGCTATACTGCTCAAGGATGATTGCGGCTGTCACCTGGAGCTGAGTTTTGATCGTCAGGGCTGCATCGGCAGCCGCGACTGCGCCGCCATTGAAGACATTCAGCTGGAACGCTGTCTCATCGATGGCCGCTGCCAGGACAACAGCCTCAAGCGTGAGTGGATTAGCCTGTTGCACAATGATGGCGGTCAGCCACGCAGCAACAAGAGTTGCAAACGCTTTACCACCAAAGATGGCCATGAATATCAGTTGTCTTCACGGGTCTAATCGCAACAGAGCGTCATAGGCACTTGGCCTTATTAGGCACAGCAAAAGGCACAGCAAACTTCTGCCAGAAGTGACATAGACTCAGGATCGGGGAACTGGCTTCCCTGATCCTGTTGTCTTAGTCAGAG contains these protein-coding regions:
- the modB gene encoding molybdate ABC transporter permease subunit; translation: MDWQSLWLSVKLAAISVLVLLPLAILLSRLLAYREFHGKSWVEALIMVPLVLPPTVIGYYLLVGLGSESWLGQWLQQTLGVQLVFHFSGLVVASVLVNIPFAVQPIQRAFEAIPQDVRDACACCGMSRTKQLFKVELPLVWPGILTALVLCFSHVLGEFGVVLMMGGSIAGETKTISIAIYDSVQAFDFASAGTMSLVLLLFAITTLALTTGLSRRLGRLK
- the moaD gene encoding molybdopterin synthase sulfur carrier subunit, which produces MIKVLFFAQVRELLGTAAIDVESQPGLTAEALRAQLAATDDKWARVMASDKLLVAVNQTLSPWHTEIKAGDEVAFFPPVTGG
- a CDS encoding ABC transporter ATP-binding protein, whose protein sequence is MTPTDLHVSVHQTKGIPLQADFVCRAGEVLAVVGPSGGGKTTLLRMIAGLNKPQSGSIRYGDKPWFSETVDLSPQQRHLGFVPQHFGLFPNLSAVDNVIAGLDHLPKAERRARALDWLERVNLHGLPDRLPEQLSGGQRQRVALARALAREPSVLLLDEPFSAVDRETRERLYLELARLKSQLHIPVVMVTHDLNEALLLADRMVLISQGQLLQQGVPHEVLAKPRNEAVARQMGLRNLFDSEVVALEQERQLTWLKFGEQLIACDYDARLNPGDKVRWVVPNQGVRFNSISRGRLCRSFNKLNVRLESLLVMGESVRLLAAIEGVDQTLSAEVPLHLARKLELVAGMQTEVALKSEQIHILER
- the moaE gene encoding molybdopterin synthase catalytic subunit MoaE, translated to MQSDRILVQTADFDVPAEYARIAADNSDGAVVTFVGKVRDFNDGSAVTDLTLEHYPGMTEAVLGQIATQARERWPLNQLTIIHRVGTMHLGEQIVFIGVSSAHRKAAFAACEFLIDFLKTKAPFWKLEAGESGQHWVEARDADEQAAKAWEK
- the modA gene encoding molybdate ABC transporter substrate-binding protein, with the protein product MVLLERLLNSTTRAVLAALALLSLCLPAAAAQSVHVAAAANIKFALDDIAERYQQQTGRQLKISYGSSGNFVAQIKHGAPFELFLSADERYVDALADAGITRDKGVVYAYGRLALVAPKNSPLKLDQELLGLQQALAAGQIKRFAIANPDHAPYGERARALLKQKGLWQELQANLIYGENVSQAAQFALSGSTQGGIVALSLAVAPQFQARGHYLALPVDSHAPLTQRMVLLEKASDDAKAFYDYLQGPEARQVFSAYGFALPEGG
- the moaC gene encoding cyclic pyranopterin monophosphate synthase MoaC yields the protein MTNAFTHINANGNAHMVDVTEKSITEREARAEAYIEMSAETLQMIMSGSHHKGDVFATARIAGIMAAKKTSELIPLCHPLMLTKVEVDLQAEPEQNRVRITSLCKLAGKTGVEMEALTAASVAALTIYDMCKAVQKDMVITQVRLLEKRGGKSGHFKV
- a CDS encoding electron transfer flavoprotein-ubiquinone oxidoreductase gives rise to the protein MERESMEFDVVIVGAGPAGLATACRLMQISKDSGKEISVCVVEKGSEVGAHILSGAVFEPSVLEELFGDWKELGAPLHTQVTEDEIYLLKSAEDAKHLPNSLVPKTMHNHGNYIISVGNLCRWMAEQAEGLGVEIFPGFAASELLFNEDGSVKGILIGDMGIGADGQPKDSYMPGMELHAKYTVFAEGCRGHLGKQLIEKFHLDNGKTPQHYGIGFKEIWKIPAEQHQQGKVVHSGGWPLLEGASGGGFLYHMEDNQVAVGLIIDLNYKNPHLSPFDEFQRYKTHPVIAKTLSGGERLSYGARAITKGGLNSLPKMSFPGGLVIGCDAGTLNFSKIKGTHTAIKSGMLAAETLAEGLIAGVEGGKDLDCFQERLEQSWLFDELYRSRNFGPAMHKFGTFLGGAFNYIDQNWFGGKFPVTLRDDHPDYAQMGEASAYSKIDYPKPDGKLSFDKLSSVYLSNTFHEEDQPCHLRLKDANIPIAVNLVKYDEPAQRYCPAGVYEVVEDEGQPKFVINSQNCIHCKTCDIKDPSQNITWVTPEGGGGPNYPNM
- a CDS encoding methyl-accepting chemotaxis protein translates to MKLMLTIKQKILLTVTLAVLMSTILVGVLSQRSAREVVEQRMLGSELPSLMLQIRNKLDLEISTLMNGAEQLAHSQMLKHWLEQGRPEAEVPLVISQLKDMTRQYHLAQASYADRETAAYYTQDGFLRILNQQQDGWFFNYRDSRQERMLNVFTEANGEVKLFINYQQPNGRGLVGLAKSLDDMVRLLNSFKIEQSGYVYLTDNQGKIQLHPDKSLTGKRNLQDLYPGNVSNLLNKSDFQLLETEVNGTDMLVASSYIPSMDWYLVAQVPQGEIFALLQEAAYQILLWTALIAAGFIFLAVIVAGSVSRPISKVAEMFRDIGEGEGDLRQRLPVEGEDEIAQLAKGFNSFISKIQDSVVEVAATSEQLGLSAKDVSAQAQQTMSDSQDQKDRTMMVVTAINEMGATVNEIAANAAQAAVTAKDADSESATGQQVVTRARDTINQLSQDVAQVGEVIESLATHTKSIGGILDVIRAISEQTNLLALNAAIEAARAGEAGRGFAVVADEVRNLASRTAASTDEVQVMIDKLQAEAARAVSAMELSRNRSREGVQAVDEASQALSGISGQIAQISDMNIQVAAATEEQSTVVEDINRNVSEINEITQRTAETAEAAAAASDALNNLAHRLDTLVARFKV
- the moaA gene encoding GTP 3',8-cyclase MoaA; the protein is MSQLQDNFGRRFHYLRMSVTDVCNFKCSYCLPDGYRPEGKPSFLTLSEIENLVAAFAKVGTRKVRITGGEPTLRKDFTDIIRAVADNSEIHTIATTTNGYRLEKHAKEWYDAGLRRINVSVDSLDPRMFYQITGENKFDEVMRGIDAALDAGFERVKINAVLLKDLNDKDLPRFLHWIKHTPIDLRFIELMETGLGHDYFKAHHLAGADIKARLEAEGWQYDQPAAEDGPAQNFSHPDYRGRIGLIMPYAKNFCASCNRLRVSAKGKLHLCLFTEHGVDLRDLLQSPEQQDELIARLHQQLQQKKETHYLHQGITGVTQHLASIGG